In Desulfovibrio gilichinskyi, a genomic segment contains:
- the aroL gene encoding shikimate kinase AroL — translation MNNIFLVGPRACGKTTVGRIVANKLQLNFFDSDALIAQKAGCEISKFVKANGWDAFRDLEVDILKELSETERSVVSCGGGIVVRNENYKILKEGFTVYLKTDVETLVKRLSANPAHGQRPSLTGKSLTEEVREILETREELYSGCATVIVSGEGKLQDICEEIAGAFKSIENGDNK, via the coding sequence GTGAATAATATTTTTCTTGTCGGGCCACGAGCATGCGGTAAAACTACTGTGGGCAGGATAGTAGCAAATAAGTTGCAGCTTAATTTTTTTGATAGTGATGCACTTATCGCCCAGAAGGCCGGATGTGAAATTTCAAAGTTTGTAAAAGCGAACGGATGGGACGCATTTCGTGACCTTGAAGTGGATATTTTAAAAGAATTGTCAGAAACTGAAAGATCTGTTGTTTCCTGCGGAGGCGGGATTGTCGTCCGCAACGAAAATTATAAAATTTTGAAAGAAGGGTTCACGGTTTATTTAAAAACAGATGTTGAAACATTGGTTAAGCGTCTATCCGCAAATCCTGCACATGGACAGAGACCTTCTTTAACAGGAAAATCTTTGACGGAAGAAGTCCGTGAAATTCTGGAAACTCGCGAAGAGTTGTATTCAGGCTGTGCGACAGTAATTGTGAGCGGAGAAGGAAAGCTTCAGGATATCTGTGAAGAAATTGCCGGTGCATTTAAAAGCATTGAAAATGGAGACAATAAATAA
- a CDS encoding mechanosensitive ion channel family protein has protein sequence MTTYKKNTITLVLIVISLLYVSLINEVHAESTKQTWTYMLEGIEHDINEQNTAVQNLQKKLPEMLEIFDHRIFKAKDRLDQLKLLRGLAKQTPWSYRTILLQLEDLKDYVLYAKKDLLVEKNRLKKIKKDIDLLSELNIENSLELNVKKELLTKTIDSFKQIRNLSSVIKKELDVALTHADETINEISQNKKITTKYYAGSMESFYFQEGPSLLDSTNWQDISYAFEEWQQGHSKFYYPLFVWVNWTNFMTYMAIIAFACWIFLRQAVKILLKRSIFANHSMSAYNFGLIMLSLGAGIFIARQVTLFTSNQITGLVWSELITLGIIICARNFLWANEKTKPAKLMHSPMFTLWCLMTAGDILHMLTIPVECIGTIWIFFSLIALVVIRENRKKQSLKITKTTSKITMYILALCSVLTLFGLGTQAMMSTQLWFLFLVTLQICNALKTIMVTSEPSVVQTEQIRIENESESKYEPGPETGRVPPINEDSAINNSQHNHMIQLMYPLSISVIIFFFIAWATAYMGGIPFAKFVFRHMDIKIAGAAISIKSLFYILILFFTSRLILFWLKTVVSTTSIAGRKMESALAHTFSTIGSYLVWVFFILSSLYLLGIPMATLTWIASGLSIGIGFGLKDIVSNFVSGLIILFGGSIKKGDILQRNKIIGRVEDVSIRNTTMRALDNSMVIIPNSSFLKGEIVNLNFRDSRIRVAIPITLVPGSKIEKAKKIMLKTVRDHPKVMSEPEPSILFKRFGNFGLEFEIYFWVRNFEDQYPTESEIVDNLDQALQDKKITIAFRGIKVKYKPKGDEAAQINAQREALKEKRRDSSRYFKAAALRRHRNLLKLEREKPQ, from the coding sequence ATGACTACATACAAAAAAAATACAATTACTCTCGTTCTTATTGTCATATCGCTTTTATATGTATCTTTAATAAACGAAGTACACGCTGAATCAACAAAACAAACATGGACTTACATGCTTGAAGGTATTGAGCATGATATTAATGAACAAAACACCGCCGTTCAAAATTTGCAAAAGAAACTTCCTGAAATGCTCGAGATTTTTGATCATCGCATTTTTAAAGCAAAAGACAGACTTGATCAGTTAAAACTTCTCAGGGGACTGGCAAAGCAAACCCCGTGGTCATACAGAACGATACTGCTGCAACTTGAAGATCTAAAAGATTATGTATTATATGCTAAAAAAGATCTCCTTGTTGAAAAAAACCGCCTAAAAAAGATCAAAAAAGATATTGATCTTCTATCAGAACTTAATATTGAAAACAGCCTTGAACTTAATGTAAAAAAAGAACTTCTGACCAAAACAATAGACAGCTTTAAGCAAATACGTAATCTCTCCAGCGTCATAAAAAAAGAACTGGATGTAGCCCTTACCCACGCAGATGAAACCATTAATGAAATTTCTCAGAACAAAAAAATAACTACGAAATATTATGCAGGTTCTATGGAAAGTTTTTACTTCCAAGAAGGACCATCGCTGTTGGATTCCACCAACTGGCAAGATATTTCCTACGCATTCGAAGAGTGGCAGCAAGGCCATTCAAAATTTTACTATCCTCTATTTGTATGGGTCAACTGGACAAATTTCATGACCTATATGGCAATAATCGCATTTGCCTGCTGGATATTTCTCCGTCAGGCAGTGAAAATCCTGCTGAAACGATCAATATTCGCTAACCACTCAATGTCTGCGTACAATTTCGGCCTGATCATGTTGTCGCTAGGAGCAGGAATTTTCATAGCACGGCAGGTCACTCTTTTTACCTCAAACCAGATCACAGGACTGGTCTGGTCTGAGCTCATAACTTTGGGCATCATTATTTGCGCGCGTAATTTTTTATGGGCCAATGAAAAAACCAAGCCGGCTAAGTTGATGCACTCTCCTATGTTTACTCTCTGGTGTCTTATGACAGCAGGCGACATATTGCATATGCTTACTATCCCCGTCGAGTGTATAGGAACAATATGGATTTTCTTCAGCCTCATTGCCTTAGTCGTGATCCGTGAGAACCGTAAAAAGCAATCCCTTAAAATAACAAAAACTACATCAAAAATAACGATGTATATTTTGGCCTTATGTTCTGTGCTTACCTTATTCGGATTAGGTACGCAGGCTATGATGTCTACACAACTCTGGTTCCTGTTTCTCGTAACGCTCCAGATATGTAATGCGCTTAAAACAATCATGGTCACATCCGAACCGTCTGTAGTCCAAACGGAACAGATACGAATAGAAAATGAATCTGAAAGCAAATATGAACCAGGACCGGAAACAGGAAGAGTACCTCCGATTAATGAAGATTCAGCTATAAACAACAGTCAGCATAATCATATGATCCAGCTGATGTATCCACTGTCAATTTCAGTTATAATATTTTTCTTTATTGCATGGGCAACGGCTTATATGGGCGGAATTCCGTTCGCAAAATTTGTATTCAGACATATGGATATTAAAATTGCAGGCGCAGCCATTTCCATTAAGAGCCTGTTTTATATACTGATACTTTTTTTCACTTCCAGACTTATCCTTTTCTGGTTGAAAACCGTGGTTTCAACAACGTCTATTGCCGGACGCAAAATGGAATCAGCCTTGGCTCATACATTTTCTACAATCGGATCATATCTGGTATGGGTATTCTTCATTCTATCTTCACTGTATCTACTCGGGATACCTATGGCGACCCTTACATGGATTGCAAGCGGACTTTCCATCGGTATCGGCTTCGGACTTAAAGACATAGTCAGCAACTTTGTAAGCGGACTTATCATTCTCTTCGGCGGGTCGATTAAGAAGGGAGACATTCTGCAACGCAATAAAATAATCGGCCGGGTTGAAGACGTTTCTATAAGAAACACCACCATGCGCGCGCTTGATAACAGTATGGTAATAATTCCGAACTCAAGTTTTTTAAAGGGTGAAATTGTAAACCTTAATTTCCGTGATTCCCGCATCAGAGTCGCCATACCTATAACTCTTGTTCCCGGATCAAAAATTGAAAAAGCTAAAAAAATAATGCTTAAGACGGTAAGAGATCACCCTAAAGTTATGAGTGAACCTGAACCAAGCATTCTTTTCAAAAGATTCGGCAACTTTGGACTTGAATTTGAAATTTATTTTTGGGTGCGAAACTTTGAAGACCAATATCCAACGGAATCAGAAATTGTTGATAATCTGGATCAGGCTCTGCAGGATAAGAAAATTACTATAGCTTTCCGCGGCATTAAAGTTAAATACAAACCCAAAGGAGATGAAGCAGCGCAAATAAACGCGCAGCGTGAAGCTTTGAAAGAAAAAAGAAGAGACAGTAGCAGATACTTTAAAGCGGCGGCTCTGCGCAGACATAGAAACCTGCTGAAGCTGGAAAGAGAGAAACCGCAATAA